One window of the Triticum dicoccoides isolate Atlit2015 ecotype Zavitan chromosome 3B, WEW_v2.0, whole genome shotgun sequence genome contains the following:
- the LOC119281597 gene encoding serine/arginine repetitive matrix protein 1-like, translating to MGCCFSKKRMKHPDGYAAVPRRYKPEDRDPPPPPSPEEEKVKEVLSETPSTKVAAEPKPVANVVAVEEQEVLKVKASVDPVPAVSDLGSCLSMATDERSEAASESSVATSSLAGPDRSPGKPARKRAVSGELGLVRRDRAVTAAYGVRSRSCRGSPSPPPRREPRERSVRRSPSPAAKRASPEQHRAASPVASLQRKPPVPSRPCSRASPRRAREAPPPLSPPPQPEDDAVTTAGEESVAEANAGADGDGEGKESLEKPLVSMECFIFL from the coding sequence ATGGGCTGTTGCTTCAGCAAGAAGCGCATGAAGCATCCTGACGGCTATGCTGCCGTCCCTCGCCGCTACAAGCCGGAGGACCGCGACcccccgcccccgccgtcgccggaggAGGAGAAGGTCAAGGAGGTGCTCTCGGAGACGCCGAGCACCAAGGTGGCGGCCGAGCCTAAGCCCGTCGCCAATGTGGTGGCTGTGGAGGAGCAAGAAGTGCTGAAGGTGAAGGCTAGTGTCGACCCCGTCCCGGCGGTGAGCGATCTAGGGAGCTGCCTGTCGATGGCCACCGACGAGAGGTCCGAGGCGGCGTCCGAGTCGTCCGTCGCGACCAGCTCGCTGGCGGGGCCGGACCGGTCACCTGGGAAGCCAGCCAGGAAGCGCGCTGTCTCCGGCGAGCTGGGGTTAGTCCGGCGCGACCGCGCTGTCACCGCCGCCTATGGCGTCCGGTCCCGCAGCTGCCGGGGCTCGCCGTCCCCTCCCCCACGGCGGGAGCCACGGGAGCGATCCGTGCGGAGGTCGCCGTCGCCCGCGGCGAAGCGGGCGTCGCCGGAGCAGCATCGGGCCGCGAGCCCGGTCGCGTCCCTGCAGCGTAAGCCGCCCGTCCCGAGCAGGCCGTGCAGCCGCGCCTCGCCGCGGCGGGCGCGGGAGGCGCCTCCTCCGCTGTCCCCGCCCCCGCAGCCGGAAGACGACGCCGTCACGACGGCAGGCGAGGAAAGCGTCGCGGAGGCCAATGCCGGtgccgacggcgacggcgagggaaAGGAGTCGCTGGAGAAGCCGCTGGTGTCCATGGAGTGCTTCATCTTCCTTTGA